Below is a genomic region from Burkholderiales bacterium.
ATGATCCGCACCCGGTACCGCATGCAGGGGAAGAAGACGCGTCTCATCGGCCCGAACTGCCCCGGCGTCATCACGCCCGACGAGCTGAAGATCGGCATCATGCCCGGCCACATCCACAGGAAAGGCCCGATCGGCGTGGTCTCGCGCTCGGGCACGCTGACCTACGAAGCGGTCGGTCAGCTCACCGCGATCGGTCTCGGCCAGTCGTCGTGCGTCGGCATCGGCGGTGACCCGGTGAACGGCATGAAGCACATCGACGTCATGAAGATGTTCAACGACGATCCGCAGACCGAAGCGGTGGTGATGGTCGGCGAGATCGGCGGCAGCGACGAGGAAGACGCCGCGCGCTGGGTGAAAGCGAACATGAAAAAGCCCGTCGTCGGCTTCATCGCCGGCGTGACGGCGCCGCCCGGAAAGCGCATGGGCCACGCCGGCGCGATCATCTCGGGCGGCAAAGGCACCGCGGACGAAAAGCTCGCGGTGATGGAGGAGTGCGGCATCAAGGTCACGCGCAATCCCGCGGAGATGGGCAAGCTGATGAAGTCGGTGCTGGGCTGAGGAGCGCCTAAAAGAAAACCGGGGTCAGACCCCGATGAAGCCGGGGTCTGACCCCAAGAGGAGAGAGAGTTGGAAGGCGGTACGGTCAAGCGCGGCAAGCGCGCGAACGGTGGTCCCGGCAAGGTCAAGGGCCGGCCGGTCGATCTGAACGCTCAGGAGGAGATACGCGCGCTGCTCGGCAACGCGCCGCGCAGGCGCGATCTCCTGATCGAGCACCTGCACAGGATCCAGGACCGCTACGGCTTCATCTCGGCGGCTCACGTCGTGGCGCTCGCGCGCGAGATGGCGCTCGCGCCGACCGAGGTCTACGAGGTCGCGACGTTCTATCACCATTTCGACGTGGTGAAGGAAGGCACGACCCCGCCGGCTCCGCTCACGGTGCGCGTGTGCGATTCGCTGTCGTGCGAGCTCGCGGGCGGGGGCGAGCTGTTCCAGGCGCTCAAGCAAGGCCTGGGGGACGGCATTCGTGTGATTCCCGCGCCGTGCGTGGGCCGCTGCGAGCAGGCGCCGGTCGCGGTGGTCGGCAAGAACCCGATCGCGAACGCGACGCCGGAAGCGGTGAAGAGCGTCGTCGCCGCCAGGCGCACCGAGTGCCCCGTCGGCGACTACATCGATTACGCGAAGTACAGAGAGTTCGGCGGTTACAAGCTCGCCGCCGAATGCGTCGCGGGCAAGCGCGACGTGGAAGAGATCATCAAGATCATGGAGAGCTCGGGGCTGCGCGGCCTGGGCGGCGCGGGCTTCCCGGCGGGCCGCAAGTGGCGCATCGTGCGCGCCGAGCCGGGGCCGCGGATCATGGCGGTCAACATCGACGAAGGCGAGCCCGGTACTTTCAAGGACCGCCACTACCTCGAGCGCGACCCGCACCGCTTCCTCGAAGGGATGCTGATCGCGGCCTGGGCGGTGCAGATCGCCGAGGTCTACATCTACCTGCGCGACGAGTATGCCGGCTGCCGCGAGATCCTCGAGCGCGAGCTGGCCGCGATCACGCGCGATCCGCCGTGCGAGCTCCCGACGATCTTCCTGCGTCGCGGCGCCGGCGCCTATATCTGCGGCGAAGAGTCGGCGATGATCGAATCGATCGAAGGCAAGCGCGGTATGCCGCGCCTGCGCCCGCCGTACGTCGCCCAGGTCGGCGTGTTCGGCCGTCCGACGCTCGAGCACAACATGGAGACCCTGTACTGGGTGCGCCAGATCGTCGAGCAGGGCGCCGAGTGGTTCGCGGGCCACGGGCGCAACGGGCGTAAAGGACTGCGCTCGTTCTCGGTCTCCGGTCGTGTGAACAAGCCCGGCGTGCATCTCGCGCCCGCGGGCATCACGGTGCAGGAGCTGATCGACGAGTACTGCGGCGGCATGCTGCCCGGCCACACCTTCTACGCGTATCTCCCCGGCGGCGCGTCGGGCGGGATATTGCCTGCCAGCCTCGGCAACGCGCCGCTCGATTTCGACACGCTGCAGGCGTACGGCTGCTTCATCGGCTCGGCGGCGGTGATGATTCTCTCGGACAAGGACAGCGCGACGCTCGCCGCGAGGAACGTCATGAAGTTCTTCGCCGAGGAGTCGTGCGGGCAGTGCACGCCGTGCCGCGTCGGCACGGCGAAAGCGGTGGGCCTGATGGCGCAGCCCAAATGGGACCAGGCGCTGCTCGAAGAGCTGTCCGCCGCGATGGCGGACGCCTCGATCTGCGGTCTCGGCCAGGCCGCGCCCAACCCGATACGCTGCGTGATGAAGTACTTCCCGGACGAAATAAAGTGAAACGTGGAACGTGAAAAGTGAAACGTAACCCTCCCTCTCCCCAGGCTGGGGAGAGGGTCGGGGTGAGGGGATCACGTTTCACTTTTCACCGCGAGAGCGCACATGACTGGAATGACCAAAGAAGAGCTGGCCGCGATGCCGGTCGAGTTCAAGCTGAACGGCAATGACGTCGTCGCTTTCGGCGACGAGACGATACTCCAGGCCGCCGATCGACTCGGCGTCGAGATCCCGCGACTCTGCTACAAGCCGGGCATGCGGCCCGACGGCAACTGCCGCGCGTGCGTCGTCGAAGTGAAGGGCGAGCGCGTGCTCGCGGCATCGTGCTGCCGCCGTCCGACCAAGGGCATGGAAGTCACTTCGGACAACGATCGCGCGCGCCATTCGCAGAAGATGGTGCTCGAGTTGCTGCTCTCCGACGTCGCGGGAGAGCGCCATACGCTGAGCTCCGAGCTCGACCAGTGGGCCGAGAAGCTCGAGGTCAGCGAGCCGCGCTTCGAGCGCCGCCACAACCCGGCGCCGGACCTCTCGCACTACGCGATCGCCGTCAATCTCGACGCCTGCATCCAGTGCACGCGCTGCGTGCGCGCGTGCCGCGAAGTGCAGGTGAACGACGTCATCGGCTACGCCTTCCGCGGCGAGCACTCCAAGATCGTGTTCGACCTCGACGACCCGATGGGCGGCTCGACGTGCGTGGCGTGCGGCGAGTGCGTGCAGGCGTGCCCGACCGGCGCGCTGATGCCCGCGCACGAGGTCGGCATGGTGGTGCCGGACCGACAGGTGAACTCGGTCTGCCCGTACTGCGGCGTCGGCTGCCAGCTCACCTACAACATCAAGGACAACAAGATCCTGTACGTGAACGGCCGCGAAGGTCCCGCCAACCTTTCACGCCTGTGCGTCAAGGGACGCTACGGCTTCGACTACGTCCACCACAAGCAGCGCCTGACCAGGCCGCTGATCCGCAAGGACGGTGTGCCGAAGCACGCGGACTTCACCATGGACCCGTCGAATCCGCTCGAATACTTCCGCGAAGCGAGCTGGGAAGAGGCGCTCGATCTCGCCGCGAGCAAGCTCAAAGCGATCCGCGATTCGGGCCCGCGCACGCTCGCCGGCTTCGGCTCGGCGAAAGGCACCAACGAAGAGGCCTACCTCTTCCAGAAGCTGGTGCGCACCGGTTTCGGCTCGAACAACGTCGACCACTGCACGCGGCTGTGCCACGCTTCCAGCGTCGCGGCGCTGCTCGAAGGCATCGGCTCGGCCGCGGTATCGAACCAGGTCAACGACGTCGCGCGCGCGGACGTCATCTTCCTCATCGGCGCGAACCCGATCTCCAACCACCCGGTCGCGGCGACGTTCATCAAGAACGCCGCGAAGAACGGCACGACGCTCATCTACGCCGACCCGCGCAAGTCGGAGCTGTCGCGCCACGCGCAATACATGCTCCAGTTCAAGCCCGACACCGACGTGGCGATGCTCAACGCGATGATGCACACCATCGTCGAGGAAGGGCTCGTCGACGCGGCGTTCGTCGCCGACCGCACCTCGGGTTATGAGGAGCTCAGGAAGAACCTCGAGGGCTACAGTCCCGAGGCGATGGCGCCGATCTGCGGCATTCCGGCCGAGACGCTGCGCGAGGTCGCGCGGCTCTTCGCCAAATCCAAAGGCTCGATGATCCTGTGGGGCATGGGCGTGTCGCAGCACGTGCACGGCACCGACAACGCGCGCTGCCTGATCGCGCTGTGCCTGATGACCGGCCAGGTCGGCCGCCCCGGCACCGGCCTGCATCCGCTGCGCGGCCAGAACAACGTGCAAGGCGCTTCGGACTCAGGATTGATCCCGATGGTCTTCCCCGATTACCAGCGCGTCGACGACGACCAGGCGCGTGCGCGCTTCGAGAAGCTGTGGGGCACGACGCTCGATCCGAAACCGGGCCTCACCGTCGTCGAGATCATCCACGAGATCCTCGACGGCAAGATCCGCGGCATGTACATCATGGGCGAGAACCCCGCGATGTCCGATCCCGACGCGCATCACGCGCGCGAAGCGCTGGCCAAGCTCGAGTTCCTGGTGACGCAGGAGATCTTCCTCACCGAGACCTGCTACTACGCCGACGTGATCCTGCCGGCGACCGCGTGGCCGGAGAAGGACGGGACGGTCACCAACACCGACCGCATGGTGCAGCTCGGCCGCAAGGCGCTGGCCGCGCCGGGTGAGGCGAAGCCGGATCTCTGGATCATCCAGGCGCTCGCCAACCGCCTCGGCCTCGACTGGAAATATGCGGGGCCGAAGGACGTGTTCAACGAGATGCGCCGCGCGATGGATTCGATCGCCGGCATCACCTGGGAGCGCCTCGAAGCCGAGAGCTCGGTCACCTATCCGTGCGAGAACGAAGGCGATCCCGGAACCCCCGTGGTCTTCACCGAGCGCTTCCCGACCCCGAGCGGCCGCGCCAGGTTCGTCCCGGCGGACATCATCCCGGCCGCCGAGCGTCCCGACGGCGAGTACCCGTTCGTGCTCATCACCGGGCGCCAGCTCGAGCACTGGCACACCGGCGCGATGACGCGCCGCGCGTCGGTGCTCGACGCCATCGAGCCCGATCCGACCGCGCTGGTGCACCCGCTCGATCTGGACGCGATGGGGGCGAAGGCGGGAGACGTCATCACGATCGAATCGCGCCGAGGCATCATCTCGCTCTACGCGCGCGCCGACGACGGCACGCCGCGGGGCGCTGTGTTCGTGCCGTTCTGCTTCTACGAAGCCGCGGCGAACCTGCTCACCAACCCCGCGCTCGATCCGTTCGGCAAGATCCCCGAGTTCAAGTACTGCGCGGTGAAGGTGATGCGCGGGGGCGAGCTGACGCCGCGGACGTCGTATGGCGGGGGTCAGGCGCTGGCGGCGCTGAGGGGCGTCGGGGCCTGACGGCGCGGTGCGTTACCACGCACCCTGCGAAGGTCGTCATTCCCGCGCAGGCGGGAATCCATTTTCGACGGTCAAAAGTCAGAATGGATTCCCGATCGCTTCCGCTATCGCGGGTCGGGAATGACGGCCCACTCTTGACCGCGGTCAAGGCGTCGTTCGCTTCTGCGGTCCTATAGTTCCCCGGCTCGCGCCGTCCGGCGCCGATAAAAATCCCAGAACGATTCCACGCTTCCACGGAAAGGTCGACGTCATGCCGTTATCCGATATCGAAATCGCCCAGCAGGCGAAGCTGCAGCGCATCACCTCGCTCGCGCAAAAGCTCGGAATACCCGAGGACGCGATCGAGCCTTACGGCCACTACAAGGCCAAGGTGTCGCTCGACTACGTCGACAGCCTTGCGAGCAAGAAGGACGGCAAGCTCGTCCTGGTGACGGCGATCAGCCCGACCCCCGCCGGGGAAGGCAAGACGACGACGACCGTCGGTCTCGGCGACGCGCTCAACAAGATCGGCAAGAAAGCGCTGATCTGCCTGCGCGAGCCTTCGCTCGGTCCCGTCTTCGGCATGAAAGGCGGCGCGGCGGGCGGCGGCTACGCCCAGGTCGTGCCGATGGAAGACATCAACCTGCACTTCACCGGCGACTTCAACGCGATCCAGCTCGCGAACAACCTGCTCGCCGCGACCATCGACAACCACATCCACCACGGCAACGAGCTCGGCATCGACGTGCGCCGCATCACGTGGAAGCGCGTCCTGGACATGAACGACCGCGCGCTGCGCGAGATCACGTGCTCGCTCGGCGGGCCGGGCAACGGGTATCCGCGCCAGGACGGTTTCGACATCGTCGTAGCAAGCGAGGTGATGGCGATCTTCTGCCTCGCGACCTCGTTCAAGGACCTCAAGAACCGCCTCGGCAACATCGTGATCGGCTACACGCGCGAGCAGAAGCCGGTGCTGGCGAAAGACCTCAAGGTCCATGGAGCGATGACCGTGCTCCTGAAAGACGCGCTCAAGCCCAACCTCGTGCAGACGCTGGAGAACAATCCGGCGTTCATCCACGGCGGTCCGTTCGCGAACATCGCGCACGGCTGCAACTCGGTGATCGCGACCAAGACCGCGCTCAAGCTGGCGGACTACGTCGTGACCGAAGCCGGTTTCGGCGCCGACCTCGGCGCCGAGAAGTTCGTCGACATCAAGTGCCGCAAGTCGGGGCTGCGTCCGGACGCGGTGGTGATCGTCGCGACGATGCGCGCGCTGAAATACCACGGCGGCGTCGACGTCAAGGAAGTGAACAAGGAAAACCTCGCCGCGCTGGAGAAAGGCCTCGCCAACCTCGAGCGCCACGTCGACAAC
It encodes:
- the sucD gene encoding succinate--CoA ligase subunit alpha; amino-acid sequence: MSILINKDTKLITQGITGKTGQFHTHAGVEYANGKHCYVAGVTPKKGGQSFEGIPIFETVKEAKAATGATVSVIYVPPPFAAAAIDEAVDAGLDLVICITDGIPVRDMIRTRYRMQGKKTRLIGPNCPGVITPDELKIGIMPGHIHRKGPIGVVSRSGTLTYEAVGQLTAIGLGQSSCVGIGGDPVNGMKHIDVMKMFNDDPQTEAVVMVGEIGGSDEEDAARWVKANMKKPVVGFIAGVTAPPGKRMGHAGAIISGGKGTADEKLAVMEECGIKVTRNPAEMGKLMKSVLG
- a CDS encoding NAD(P)H-dependent oxidoreductase subunit E translates to MEGGTVKRGKRANGGPGKVKGRPVDLNAQEEIRALLGNAPRRRDLLIEHLHRIQDRYGFISAAHVVALAREMALAPTEVYEVATFYHHFDVVKEGTTPPAPLTVRVCDSLSCELAGGGELFQALKQGLGDGIRVIPAPCVGRCEQAPVAVVGKNPIANATPEAVKSVVAARRTECPVGDYIDYAKYREFGGYKLAAECVAGKRDVEEIIKIMESSGLRGLGGAGFPAGRKWRIVRAEPGPRIMAVNIDEGEPGTFKDRHYLERDPHRFLEGMLIAAWAVQIAEVYIYLRDEYAGCREILERELAAITRDPPCELPTIFLRRGAGAYICGEESAMIESIEGKRGMPRLRPPYVAQVGVFGRPTLEHNMETLYWVRQIVEQGAEWFAGHGRNGRKGLRSFSVSGRVNKPGVHLAPAGITVQELIDEYCGGMLPGHTFYAYLPGGASGGILPASLGNAPLDFDTLQAYGCFIGSAAVMILSDKDSATLAARNVMKFFAEESCGQCTPCRVGTAKAVGLMAQPKWDQALLEELSAAMADASICGLGQAAPNPIRCVMKYFPDEIK
- the fdhF gene encoding formate dehydrogenase subunit alpha, which produces MTGMTKEELAAMPVEFKLNGNDVVAFGDETILQAADRLGVEIPRLCYKPGMRPDGNCRACVVEVKGERVLAASCCRRPTKGMEVTSDNDRARHSQKMVLELLLSDVAGERHTLSSELDQWAEKLEVSEPRFERRHNPAPDLSHYAIAVNLDACIQCTRCVRACREVQVNDVIGYAFRGEHSKIVFDLDDPMGGSTCVACGECVQACPTGALMPAHEVGMVVPDRQVNSVCPYCGVGCQLTYNIKDNKILYVNGREGPANLSRLCVKGRYGFDYVHHKQRLTRPLIRKDGVPKHADFTMDPSNPLEYFREASWEEALDLAASKLKAIRDSGPRTLAGFGSAKGTNEEAYLFQKLVRTGFGSNNVDHCTRLCHASSVAALLEGIGSAAVSNQVNDVARADVIFLIGANPISNHPVAATFIKNAAKNGTTLIYADPRKSELSRHAQYMLQFKPDTDVAMLNAMMHTIVEEGLVDAAFVADRTSGYEELRKNLEGYSPEAMAPICGIPAETLREVARLFAKSKGSMILWGMGVSQHVHGTDNARCLIALCLMTGQVGRPGTGLHPLRGQNNVQGASDSGLIPMVFPDYQRVDDDQARARFEKLWGTTLDPKPGLTVVEIIHEILDGKIRGMYIMGENPAMSDPDAHHAREALAKLEFLVTQEIFLTETCYYADVILPATAWPEKDGTVTNTDRMVQLGRKALAAPGEAKPDLWIIQALANRLGLDWKYAGPKDVFNEMRRAMDSIAGITWERLEAESSVTYPCENEGDPGTPVVFTERFPTPSGRARFVPADIIPAAERPDGEYPFVLITGRQLEHWHTGAMTRRASVLDAIEPDPTALVHPLDLDAMGAKAGDVITIESRRGIISLYARADDGTPRGAVFVPFCFYEAAANLLTNPALDPFGKIPEFKYCAVKVMRGGELTPRTSYGGGQALAALRGVGA
- a CDS encoding formate--tetrahydrofolate ligase, with translation MPLSDIEIAQQAKLQRITSLAQKLGIPEDAIEPYGHYKAKVSLDYVDSLASKKDGKLVLVTAISPTPAGEGKTTTTVGLGDALNKIGKKALICLREPSLGPVFGMKGGAAGGGYAQVVPMEDINLHFTGDFNAIQLANNLLAATIDNHIHHGNELGIDVRRITWKRVLDMNDRALREITCSLGGPGNGYPRQDGFDIVVASEVMAIFCLATSFKDLKNRLGNIVIGYTREQKPVLAKDLKVHGAMTVLLKDALKPNLVQTLENNPAFIHGGPFANIAHGCNSVIATKTALKLADYVVTEAGFGADLGAEKFVDIKCRKSGLRPDAVVIVATMRALKYHGGVDVKEVNKENLAALEKGLANLERHVDNVRNHYGLPCVVSINRFTFDTDAEIELVKKKMAPHNVPVLLANHWAEGGAGAADVAKAVVDLIEKGGSKFKFVYEDDVPLWDKIKTIATKIYGASDVTADAKVRGQIKRLQEEGYGKYPVCVAKTQYSFSTDASLRGAPSGHVVNIREVRLAAGAEFVVMVCGDIMTMPGLPKVASAEKIDLTDDGKVVGLF